One Curtobacterium herbarum genomic window carries:
- a CDS encoding fibronectin type III domain-containing protein, producing the protein MSLLSGAPSRRRTTTLRVSGAVIGAALIAGACLVGTGSANAATTTPTTNISTGGPIHILLGVGATESQRIASWYFPANVAQSVEIQKTDSMTGGVFTDAKKTIAASATANTAADTSTTDSSTKAIPGITNEAGYANAHAVIDGLEPNTTYTYHVGAADGSAWSTAYTFTTKSFSGDFDFLFFGDPQIGSSGFVDDDGAGWADTLQYATTKEKNAELLVSGGDQVENANNEYQWGAFADSSDVLKRYPWASTIGNHDVGGKSYEQHNQLPNSLKVPDFYPGGNTATNSGGDYWYMYKGVLFIDINSNAYAGGSDAAHVNYVRDVITRHGDDAKWTALVYHHSIYSPADHANDKDNQQRRFDFTRAFSDMGVDIVLQGHDHSYSRSYAIKNGQKANPAEQPGADEVFAGPGGVIYLTANSASGSKYYDLTTPDATQGSYGADPLDPTGQRHFANSVENQEHVRTYVKVGVTDDNLAVTTVRAGDCTTLNSAVQHGKVDSCGVTLQPTASADPAAIGSTVDQFRLDAALPATTTTLTASAATQAYGTSKPVTVTATIGGGLGDKSGTVTFTEAGKELATVPVTGNTATVTLPNTTTVGKHSVTASFTSTSAYSGTDATTTRALVVTVVKATSKSTMTYAKGKAVVRVTAPGNTVTGKAKIYDGKKVVANVKVLRNSVSTKFTLKKGTHKLKVVFAGNSTVAGSTSPTISVRVR; encoded by the coding sequence ATGAGTCTCCTGTCCGGCGCCCCCTCCCGGCGCAGAACCACCACCCTCCGCGTCAGCGGGGCCGTCATCGGCGCCGCGCTCATCGCGGGTGCCTGCCTCGTCGGCACCGGCTCCGCGAACGCGGCGACCACCACGCCGACGACGAACATCTCGACCGGTGGCCCGATCCACATCCTGCTCGGCGTCGGCGCGACCGAGAGCCAGCGCATCGCCTCGTGGTACTTCCCCGCGAACGTCGCCCAGTCGGTCGAGATCCAGAAGACCGACTCGATGACCGGCGGCGTCTTCACCGACGCGAAGAAGACCATCGCCGCATCCGCGACCGCCAACACCGCTGCCGACACGAGCACCACCGACAGCAGCACCAAGGCGATCCCGGGCATCACCAACGAAGCCGGCTACGCCAACGCGCACGCGGTCATCGACGGCCTCGAGCCGAACACCACGTACACGTACCACGTGGGTGCAGCGGACGGTTCGGCCTGGTCGACGGCGTACACCTTCACCACGAAGAGCTTCAGCGGCGACTTCGACTTCCTGTTCTTCGGTGACCCGCAGATCGGGTCGTCGGGCTTCGTCGACGACGACGGTGCCGGCTGGGCCGACACCCTGCAGTACGCCACGACCAAGGAGAAGAACGCCGAGCTCCTCGTGTCCGGCGGCGACCAGGTCGAGAACGCCAACAACGAGTACCAGTGGGGCGCGTTCGCCGACAGCAGCGACGTGCTGAAGCGCTACCCGTGGGCCTCCACGATCGGCAACCACGACGTCGGTGGCAAGTCGTACGAGCAGCACAACCAGCTGCCGAACTCGCTCAAGGTGCCGGACTTCTACCCGGGTGGCAACACCGCCACGAACTCGGGTGGCGACTACTGGTACATGTACAAGGGCGTCCTGTTCATCGACATCAACTCGAACGCCTACGCGGGCGGCTCGGACGCAGCGCACGTCAACTACGTCCGCGACGTGATCACCCGCCACGGTGACGACGCGAAGTGGACCGCGCTGGTCTACCACCACTCGATCTACTCGCCGGCCGACCACGCGAACGACAAGGACAACCAGCAGCGCCGGTTCGACTTCACGCGTGCGTTCTCCGACATGGGCGTCGACATCGTCCTGCAGGGCCACGACCACTCCTACTCGCGCAGCTACGCGATCAAGAACGGCCAGAAGGCCAACCCGGCCGAGCAGCCGGGCGCTGACGAGGTCTTCGCCGGCCCCGGTGGCGTCATCTACCTGACCGCCAACTCCGCGTCGGGCTCGAAGTACTACGACCTGACCACGCCGGACGCGACGCAGGGCAGCTACGGAGCCGACCCGCTCGACCCGACCGGCCAGCGTCACTTCGCCAACTCGGTCGAGAACCAGGAGCACGTCCGCACCTACGTCAAGGTCGGCGTCACGGACGACAACCTCGCCGTCACGACCGTCCGCGCCGGTGACTGCACCACGCTGAACTCGGCCGTCCAGCACGGCAAGGTCGACAGCTGCGGTGTCACCCTCCAGCCGACGGCTTCGGCCGACCCGGCGGCGATCGGCTCGACCGTCGACCAGTTCCGACTCGACGCGGCCCTGCCGGCGACCACCACGACGCTCACGGCCTCGGCCGCGACGCAGGCGTACGGCACGAGCAAGCCGGTCACCGTCACCGCCACGATCGGCGGCGGCCTCGGTGACAAGAGCGGCACGGTCACCTTCACGGAGGCGGGCAAGGAGCTCGCCACCGTCCCGGTGACGGGGAACACGGCGACCGTCACGCTGCCGAACACCACCACCGTCGGCAAGCACAGCGTCACCGCGTCCTTCACCAGCACCTCGGCCTACTCCGGCACGGACGCGACGACCACCCGCGCGCTCGTCGTCACGGTCGTGAAGGCCACCTCGAAGTCGACCATGACCTACGCCAAGGGCAAGGCCGTCGTCCGGGTCACCGCACCCGGCAACACCGTGACCGGCAAGGCGAAGATCTACGACGGCAAGAAGGTCGTCGCGAACGTCAAGGTCCTGCGCAACAGCGTCAGCACGAAGTTCACGCTGAAGAAGGGGACCCACAAGCTGAAGGTCGTCTTCGCCGGCAACTCGACCGTCGCCGGCAGCACCAGCCCGACCATCTCGGTCCGGGTGCGCTGA
- a CDS encoding HupE/UreJ family protein, translating into MHRTTRPARSGSALLAPPMLCRVATRLVALLVLVGTVVVSLLTGVSAASAHGFSSVVYADVSGKGSTVVQARLGLEYDLMLVSVGTSEHDDRLYRQGQAAWDAGDYPGMVTAAEAHHDSISKYLFDRFSVTSGGKECTGTLRDSLRVDVQDEVPYAEVVADFACPAPGRTDPGHVVESRLFPDSETFVKDTKTIVTYDVDGKDGTATLDASQPTFSTEQSAGQRFWEFFALGAEHLLTGIDHILFLIALIAGSRRLREVVYTASAFTIAHSITFILAALGVVSPPSIVVEPLIALSIAAVAGWYLWRLATRRSRADELVLTDHGRFALDRSGWSRLAVVFAFGLIHGLGFAGALGIHEAFSWQLLVSLLIFNVGIEAVQLAIIVIVFPPLSLLRRKAHRVSLWVTGIVTAGVFVMGMIWFVQRLAAG; encoded by the coding sequence ATGCACCGAACCACCCGTCCCGCTCGCAGCGGGTCCGCCCTCCTCGCTCCTCCCATGCTCTGCCGGGTCGCCACGCGACTGGTCGCCCTGCTGGTGCTCGTCGGCACGGTCGTCGTGAGCCTGCTGACCGGGGTGTCCGCGGCGAGCGCCCACGGGTTCAGCTCCGTCGTCTACGCGGACGTCAGCGGGAAGGGATCGACCGTGGTGCAGGCCCGGCTCGGCCTGGAGTACGACCTGATGCTCGTGTCGGTGGGGACGAGCGAGCACGACGACCGGCTGTACCGGCAGGGCCAGGCGGCGTGGGACGCCGGCGACTACCCGGGCATGGTCACGGCGGCCGAAGCGCACCACGACTCGATCAGCAAGTACCTGTTCGACCGGTTCTCGGTGACGTCGGGCGGGAAGGAGTGCACCGGCACCCTGCGGGACTCCCTGCGGGTCGACGTGCAGGACGAGGTCCCCTACGCCGAGGTCGTCGCGGACTTCGCGTGCCCGGCGCCCGGGCGGACCGACCCGGGCCACGTGGTGGAGTCGCGGCTCTTCCCGGACAGCGAGACGTTCGTGAAGGACACGAAGACGATCGTCACCTACGACGTCGACGGCAAGGACGGCACGGCGACCCTCGACGCGTCCCAGCCGACCTTCTCGACCGAGCAGTCGGCGGGGCAGCGGTTCTGGGAGTTCTTCGCCCTCGGGGCGGAGCACCTGCTGACCGGGATCGACCACATCCTGTTCCTCATCGCGTTGATCGCGGGGTCCCGACGGCTGCGCGAGGTCGTGTACACGGCGTCGGCGTTCACGATCGCGCACTCGATCACGTTCATCCTGGCGGCGCTCGGGGTCGTCAGCCCGCCGTCGATCGTGGTCGAGCCGCTCATCGCCCTGTCCATCGCCGCGGTCGCCGGCTGGTACCTGTGGCGCCTGGCGACCCGACGGTCGCGGGCGGACGAGCTGGTCCTGACCGACCACGGCCGGTTCGCGCTGGACCGGTCCGGGTGGTCCCGCCTGGCCGTGGTGTTCGCGTTCGGGCTCATCCACGGGCTCGGGTTCGCCGGGGCCCTCGGGATCCACGAGGCGTTCTCGTGGCAGCTGCTCGTCTCGCTGCTCATCTTCAACGTCGGCATCGAGGCCGTGCAGCTGGCGATCATCGTGATCGTGTTCCCGCCGCTGTCCCTGCTGCGCCGGAAGGCCCACCGGGTGTCGCTCTGGGTGACCGGCATCGTGACGGCCGGGGTGTTCGTGATGGGGATGATCTGGTTCGTGCAGCGCTTGGCCGCGGGCTGA
- a CDS encoding MFS transporter: MSTATASPRTGSTPTAEHGRRPNSTAIIVYLSLGGLSFAVLQSLVAPALATIGQDLGASTSAASWVLTAYLLSASVLTPILGRLGDMVGKRKVLIVVLTILLAGAVLAALAPNLGVLIVARALQGAAGAVMPLSIGIVRDELPKEKVSVTIGLLSAIFGIGAGVGIVAAGPIVEHLSWHWLFWLPAGLVVVALLGAVFGMPESPVRKPGRLDVAGTAVLAVSLVAILLAVSEGQTWGWGDVKTVGLLVLGAVALVAFVFVELRVAEPLIDVRLFAVRGVWTAHVVALVFGFAMFGTFVLVPTILQLPAATGYGFGKDVTQAGLFLLPTVVMMVIAGPIAGILVRTVGPKPPMLIGGVAIVAAFVIPAVSHAAIAEIVVSGILTGIGIGMALAACSNAIIESVPANQTGEAISANTVVRTIGSSVGTAVIAALITSHSTPQGLPTDDAFAIGFWACTGVAVLAVVAALAAPSMRARRAAALAAGVDDFDQVTR; encoded by the coding sequence ATGTCCACCGCCACCGCGAGCCCCCGCACGGGCTCCACCCCGACCGCCGAGCACGGCCGCCGCCCGAACAGCACCGCGATCATCGTCTACCTGTCCCTGGGTGGCCTGTCGTTCGCGGTCCTGCAGTCCCTCGTCGCCCCCGCGCTCGCCACGATCGGCCAGGACCTCGGGGCCTCGACCAGCGCCGCCAGCTGGGTCCTCACGGCCTACCTGCTCTCGGCGTCGGTGCTCACCCCGATCCTCGGTCGCCTGGGTGACATGGTCGGCAAGCGCAAGGTGCTCATCGTGGTCCTCACCATCCTCCTGGCCGGCGCGGTCCTCGCCGCCCTGGCCCCGAACCTCGGCGTCCTCATCGTGGCGCGCGCCCTGCAGGGCGCCGCGGGCGCGGTGATGCCGCTCTCCATCGGCATCGTCCGCGACGAACTGCCGAAGGAGAAGGTGAGCGTCACCATCGGGCTGCTCTCCGCCATCTTCGGCATCGGCGCGGGTGTCGGCATCGTCGCCGCCGGTCCGATCGTCGAGCACCTGTCCTGGCACTGGCTGTTCTGGCTGCCCGCCGGCCTGGTCGTGGTCGCCCTACTCGGCGCCGTCTTCGGCATGCCGGAGTCACCGGTGCGAAAGCCCGGGCGCCTCGACGTCGCCGGCACCGCCGTCCTCGCCGTGTCGCTCGTCGCGATCCTGCTCGCCGTCAGCGAGGGCCAGACCTGGGGCTGGGGCGACGTGAAGACCGTCGGCCTGCTCGTCCTCGGCGCCGTCGCGCTCGTCGCCTTCGTGTTCGTCGAACTCCGCGTCGCCGAGCCCCTCATCGACGTGCGGCTCTTCGCCGTCCGCGGTGTCTGGACCGCCCACGTCGTCGCCCTCGTCTTCGGCTTCGCGATGTTCGGCACGTTCGTCCTCGTCCCGACGATCCTGCAGCTGCCCGCCGCGACCGGGTACGGCTTCGGCAAGGACGTCACCCAGGCCGGACTCTTCCTGCTGCCGACCGTCGTGATGATGGTCATCGCGGGCCCGATCGCCGGCATCCTGGTCCGCACGGTCGGACCGAAGCCGCCGATGCTCATCGGTGGTGTGGCCATCGTCGCCGCGTTCGTGATCCCAGCGGTCTCGCACGCTGCGATCGCCGAGATCGTGGTGTCCGGGATCCTCACCGGCATCGGGATCGGCATGGCGCTGGCCGCCTGCTCGAACGCCATCATCGAGAGCGTTCCGGCGAACCAGACCGGCGAGGCGATCAGCGCGAACACCGTCGTCCGGACCATCGGCTCGAGCGTCGGCACCGCCGTGATCGCCGCACTCATCACCTCGCACAGCACCCCGCAGGGCCTGCCGACCGACGACGCGTTCGCGATCGGCTTCTGGGCGTGCACGGGGGTGGCGGTCCTCGCGGTGGTCGCGGCCCTCGCGGCGCCGTCGATGCGCGCACGCCGCGCGGCCGCCCTCGCGGCGGGTGTCGACGACTTCGACCAGGTCACGCGCTGA
- a CDS encoding TetR/AcrR family transcriptional regulator, producing MSKDAAATRLALVQAARRRFAFDGYRATTVRDIAADAGVNVALINRYFGSKEGLFRACLDRATPEQEVAPSGSDLERVLGGLIRHIIRSPTDEDSMQLLLLLRGSGDEAVDRIRRDTLRGYAERLAGAARAGRTGGSSQDDDDLLVRAEIALSVVLGMTMLRTSTRVEPLASADVEAVAAPLEDALRALLGGGRG from the coding sequence ATGAGCAAGGACGCCGCCGCCACCCGCCTGGCCCTCGTGCAGGCCGCTCGGCGTCGCTTCGCCTTCGACGGCTACCGGGCCACGACGGTGCGGGACATCGCCGCCGACGCCGGGGTGAACGTCGCGCTCATCAACCGGTACTTCGGGTCGAAGGAGGGGCTGTTCCGCGCGTGCCTCGACCGCGCCACACCCGAGCAGGAGGTCGCACCGTCGGGATCGGACCTCGAGCGCGTGCTCGGCGGGCTCATCCGGCACATCATCCGGTCGCCGACGGACGAGGACTCGATGCAGCTGCTCCTGCTGCTCCGGGGCTCCGGGGACGAGGCCGTGGACCGCATCCGCCGGGACACCCTCCGCGGGTACGCCGAACGGCTCGCCGGTGCCGCGCGTGCCGGCCGTACCGGCGGCTCGTCCCAGGATGACGACGACCTGCTCGTCCGCGCCGAAATCGCCCTGTCCGTGGTGCTCGGCATGACGATGCTCCGGACCTCGACGAGGGTGGAACCGCTGGCGTCCGCCGACGTCGAGGCGGTGGCCGCGCCGCTCGAGGACGCGCTCCGGGCACTGCTCGGCGGCGGGCGGGGCTGA
- a CDS encoding alpha/beta hydrolase — MEVVFVHGALVRDGQWWWQPTAALLEERTGVRSRSVALPSCGETGERGGLEADAAALRAVLDELDDAVLVGHSYGGTVIAQAGRHDAVRHLVLVSSYLPDVGLAQAQIMAGEPDPVAVADVGDSLVAVDGYDAATFGARFLQDADDVVQRGAWERVTAQSVAALGTPTTAAGWHGVDSTYLVCTADRSTSIGLQRDHAGRASRSVDLPTGHHPFITRPDLVVDVLAPLVA, encoded by the coding sequence ATGGAAGTCGTCTTCGTCCACGGCGCACTCGTGCGCGACGGACAGTGGTGGTGGCAGCCGACCGCGGCCCTGCTCGAGGAGCGGACCGGTGTGCGCAGCCGATCGGTCGCGCTGCCGTCCTGCGGTGAGACCGGGGAGCGCGGTGGGCTCGAGGCCGACGCCGCAGCACTCCGGGCGGTCCTCGACGAGCTCGACGACGCCGTCCTGGTCGGACACTCCTACGGCGGCACGGTGATCGCCCAGGCCGGACGGCACGACGCGGTCCGACACCTGGTGCTCGTCTCGTCGTACCTGCCGGACGTCGGGCTGGCGCAGGCGCAGATCATGGCCGGTGAGCCGGACCCGGTCGCGGTGGCCGACGTGGGGGACAGCCTCGTCGCGGTCGACGGGTACGACGCCGCAACGTTCGGGGCGCGCTTCCTGCAGGACGCCGACGACGTCGTGCAGCGCGGAGCCTGGGAGCGGGTGACGGCGCAGTCCGTCGCCGCCCTCGGCACCCCGACGACGGCGGCGGGTTGGCACGGCGTCGACTCCACCTACCTGGTGTGCACGGCGGACCGGAGCACCTCGATCGGTCTGCAGCGGGACCACGCGGGGCGGGCCTCCCGGTCGGTCGACCTGCCGACCGGACACCACCCGTTCATCACCCGACCCGACCTGGTGGTCGACGTGCTGGCGCCGCTCGTCGCCTGA
- a CDS encoding DUF7882 family protein, whose product MGKLVYDSTFTAEFDDRLLTHLQIVIGMKLRRGESFMFSWKDDVELGDGRTAIWLDRSLPLVFRYSGSRIPAVNRAWVEALGLTAGSSAGLRIVPEPTDSGDTL is encoded by the coding sequence ATGGGCAAACTCGTCTACGACTCCACGTTCACCGCCGAGTTCGACGACCGCCTGCTCACGCACCTGCAGATCGTCATCGGGATGAAGCTCCGCCGCGGTGAGTCCTTCATGTTCTCGTGGAAGGACGACGTCGAGCTCGGCGACGGCCGGACGGCGATCTGGCTGGACCGCTCGCTGCCGCTGGTCTTCCGCTACTCCGGCAGCCGGATCCCCGCCGTGAACCGCGCCTGGGTCGAAGCACTCGGCCTGACCGCCGGCTCGTCCGCGGGCCTCCGCATCGTTCCCGAACCGACCGACTCCGGAGACACCCTGTGA
- a CDS encoding NAD(P)H-binding protein yields the protein MSNVIILGGHGRVALLTAQLLTGRGDTVSSVIRKAEQQDDVRATGAEPVVADIEQLDIAGLTDLVRGHDAIVWAAGAGGGSAERTWAVDRDAAIRSMHAALEADVQRFVLVSWSDAGLGHGVPEDDDFFAYAEAKTVADAVLRDSALDWTIVAPSTLTDDEPTGSVESADPSSSIARGDVAALVAAALHDDASVGKTFRVNTGDVAIEQFVRD from the coding sequence ATGAGCAACGTCATCATCCTCGGCGGCCACGGCCGCGTCGCCCTCCTCACCGCACAGCTCCTGACCGGCCGCGGTGACACCGTCTCGTCGGTCATCCGGAAGGCCGAGCAGCAGGACGACGTCCGCGCCACCGGTGCGGAGCCCGTCGTCGCCGACATCGAGCAGCTCGACATCGCCGGACTCACCGACCTGGTCCGTGGCCACGACGCGATCGTCTGGGCCGCCGGCGCCGGCGGAGGTTCGGCCGAGCGCACCTGGGCCGTCGATCGTGACGCCGCGATCCGCTCCATGCACGCCGCCCTCGAAGCCGACGTGCAGCGCTTCGTCCTCGTCTCCTGGTCGGACGCGGGCCTCGGCCACGGCGTCCCCGAGGACGACGACTTCTTCGCGTACGCCGAGGCGAAGACCGTCGCCGACGCCGTCCTCCGCGACTCGGCCCTCGACTGGACGATCGTCGCCCCGAGCACCCTGACCGACGACGAGCCGACCGGATCCGTCGAGAGCGCCGACCCGTCCTCGAGCATCGCCCGCGGGGACGTCGCCGCGCTGGTCGCCGCGGCCCTGCACGACGACGCGTCGGTCGGCAAGACCTTCCGCGTGAACACCGGCGACGTCGCGATCGAGCAGTTCGTCCGCGACTGA
- a CDS encoding DUF1990 family protein, with the protein MGSDEGTARTEVASAVWGRTAPTHRRYERRSAVGTGEAVWERASRSVLRWGVKTRSGFAVPDDAAVRAGQRLDLRFRIGPVVVREPVEVVAVVRTDDRVGFAYRTLPGHPVDGEEAFVVTREGDTVWMTLRSLTRPSTTRGWALVFPLLRAAQVVVRWRYRRALR; encoded by the coding sequence ATGGGCAGCGACGAGGGGACCGCACGGACCGAGGTCGCGTCCGCCGTCTGGGGACGCACGGCTCCGACGCACCGGCGGTACGAGCGACGGTCTGCGGTCGGGACGGGCGAGGCGGTGTGGGAGCGGGCCTCCAGGTCGGTGCTCCGGTGGGGCGTGAAGACCCGCAGCGGCTTCGCGGTGCCGGACGACGCCGCCGTGCGGGCGGGCCAGCGGCTGGACCTGCGCTTCCGGATCGGCCCCGTCGTCGTGCGGGAGCCGGTCGAGGTCGTCGCGGTCGTGCGCACCGACGACCGGGTCGGGTTCGCCTACCGGACGCTGCCCGGCCACCCGGTCGACGGCGAAGAGGCGTTCGTCGTCACCCGCGAGGGCGACACCGTCTGGATGACCCTGCGGTCCCTGACCCGGCCGTCGACCACCCGGGGCTGGGCGCTCGTGTTCCCGCTGCTCCGGGCCGCACAGGTCGTGGTCCGCTGGCGCTACCGGCGCGCGCTGCGCTGA
- a CDS encoding TetR/AcrR family transcriptional regulator — protein MGVAVAQEPHRWDRARVVDAADRVFTAGGAAGLDHAAVATLAGADPDAVRAHFPERIDVVVAVLEHRHEQWNAGLAEAAVGAADARDEILTVFAHLEDCFRDESWTGCAFINGYGELGRSEARVAALAHDHLRGIEAHLHVLAGRAGLPVHVADALSLLVEGAKVESAIHRTTRPARSARLAAATLMTAYAPTAHTDFI, from the coding sequence GTGGGTGTCGCCGTCGCGCAGGAACCGCACCGCTGGGACCGTGCGCGTGTCGTCGACGCCGCCGACCGGGTCTTCACCGCCGGGGGCGCTGCCGGCCTCGACCACGCCGCCGTCGCCACGCTCGCCGGAGCGGACCCGGACGCGGTCCGGGCACACTTCCCGGAACGGATCGACGTCGTCGTCGCTGTGCTGGAACACCGGCACGAGCAGTGGAACGCCGGGCTCGCCGAGGCCGCCGTCGGTGCCGCCGACGCCCGGGACGAGATCCTCACCGTCTTCGCGCACCTCGAGGACTGCTTCCGCGACGAGTCCTGGACCGGCTGCGCCTTCATCAACGGCTACGGCGAGCTCGGACGATCCGAGGCCCGCGTCGCCGCCCTGGCCCACGACCACCTGCGCGGCATCGAGGCGCACCTGCACGTCCTCGCCGGACGCGCCGGCCTGCCCGTGCACGTCGCGGACGCGCTCTCCCTGCTGGTCGAGGGCGCCAAGGTCGAGTCGGCGATCCACCGCACCACCCGTCCGGCGCGCTCCGCCCGGCTCGCGGCGGCGACGCTCATGACGGCGTACGCGCCGACGGCGCACACCGACTTCATCTGA
- a CDS encoding AraC family transcriptional regulator has protein sequence MPIDDAMPVRLDVTGTDLGEAATFIADLYGADLHVGPVSNPFSFRYAAMGDSTMSLHTSQFAGHVHGDLPPSDAVIVQWLQSGSSRLDTGGTVLEMEPGVPVPLLPDRTFSFAMDDYEQRLVHLSREVVERVATEQGADLSAGLRFDHTAAPSEQSVRTWHNTVSLISHTLRDGTPGRLLHAEMARLAAASLLEMYPQQRPVRRDPEGTALSIHVRAAVEYVNDHARMPITTSSLARHLDVSLRALQEAFQRDLQTTPNAYIRQVRLDRVRQELLVSDPTAVTVREVAAAWGFAHLGRFAQQYAAEFGETPRTTLDRTAD, from the coding sequence ATGCCGATCGACGACGCGATGCCGGTGCGTCTCGACGTGACGGGGACGGACCTCGGAGAGGCCGCGACCTTCATCGCGGACCTCTACGGCGCCGACCTGCACGTCGGCCCCGTGTCGAACCCGTTCTCGTTCCGGTACGCGGCCATGGGTGACAGCACGATGTCGCTGCACACCTCGCAGTTCGCGGGACACGTGCACGGGGACCTGCCGCCGTCCGACGCCGTCATCGTGCAGTGGTTGCAGTCCGGGTCCTCGCGGCTCGACACCGGGGGCACGGTGCTCGAGATGGAGCCCGGCGTCCCGGTGCCCCTGCTGCCCGACCGGACCTTCTCGTTCGCGATGGACGACTACGAGCAGCGGCTCGTGCACCTGTCCCGGGAGGTCGTCGAACGCGTCGCGACCGAACAGGGCGCTGACCTGTCCGCGGGCCTGCGCTTCGACCACACCGCGGCGCCGTCGGAGCAGTCCGTCCGCACCTGGCACAACACGGTGTCGCTGATCTCGCACACCCTGCGCGACGGGACGCCCGGTCGCCTGCTGCACGCCGAGATGGCGCGGCTGGCGGCGGCGTCGCTGCTCGAGATGTACCCGCAGCAGCGTCCGGTGCGCCGGGACCCCGAGGGCACGGCGCTGTCGATCCACGTCCGCGCGGCCGTGGAGTACGTCAACGACCACGCCCGGATGCCGATCACGACGAGCTCCCTGGCGCGACACCTCGACGTCAGCCTGCGTGCCCTGCAGGAGGCGTTCCAGCGGGACCTGCAGACCACGCCGAACGCCTACATCCGGCAGGTGCGCCTGGACCGGGTCCGGCAGGAGCTGCTCGTGTCCGACCCGACCGCCGTCACCGTGCGTGAGGTCGCCGCGGCATGGGGGTTCGCGCACCTCGGACGGTTCGCGCAGCAGTACGCGGCCGAGTTCGGCGAGACCCCGCGGACCACGCTCGACCGCACCGCGGACTGA
- a CDS encoding ABC transporter permease — translation MSIVQRSTVEAVRLVTVREIQARLRSKAFVVSAVILLVMVVAGIVVAGIVGKSTANATTPVAVVSGVALPSSDGLDVTRAADRAAAEQLVRDGEVDAAIVPDGGQLGFRVVGLDSAPTDVVQALSVSPEVDLLDPGALPSGLVSLVGIAFGVVFFASAVTFGQSIAQSVVEEKSTRVVEILMAAIPARALLAGKVIGNSAMALGQIVAIAIAAAIALAVTGQNNLFTLLGPSALWFVGFFAVGFVLIAALFAASAALVSRQEDVGSVTTPVMMLLMIPYFLIVFAADDPTILGIMSYVPFSAPIGMPVRIFLGTAEWWEPLLSLVVVAVSALVVVLLGARVYENALLRTGGRVKLGEAIRG, via the coding sequence ATGAGCATCGTCCAGCGCAGCACCGTCGAGGCCGTCCGGCTCGTCACCGTGCGGGAGATCCAGGCCCGGCTGCGGAGCAAGGCCTTCGTGGTCTCCGCGGTGATCCTGCTCGTGATGGTCGTGGCCGGCATCGTCGTCGCGGGCATCGTCGGGAAGTCGACGGCGAACGCGACGACCCCGGTCGCCGTGGTCAGCGGCGTGGCCCTGCCGAGCTCCGACGGGCTCGACGTGACGCGGGCCGCCGACCGGGCTGCCGCCGAGCAGCTCGTGCGTGACGGCGAGGTGGACGCTGCGATCGTCCCCGACGGCGGGCAGCTCGGCTTCCGGGTCGTCGGGCTCGACAGCGCCCCGACCGACGTCGTGCAGGCGCTCAGCGTCTCGCCCGAGGTCGACCTGCTCGACCCCGGCGCGCTGCCGTCGGGCCTGGTGTCCCTGGTGGGCATCGCGTTCGGCGTGGTGTTCTTCGCCTCGGCCGTGACGTTCGGGCAGTCGATCGCGCAGAGCGTCGTCGAGGAGAAGTCCACCCGGGTCGTCGAGATCCTGATGGCGGCGATCCCGGCGCGGGCGCTGCTGGCGGGCAAGGTGATCGGCAACAGCGCGATGGCGCTCGGGCAGATCGTCGCCATCGCCATCGCGGCCGCGATCGCCCTGGCGGTGACGGGGCAGAACAACCTCTTCACGCTGCTCGGTCCGAGCGCACTGTGGTTCGTCGGGTTCTTCGCGGTCGGGTTCGTCCTCATCGCGGCGCTGTTCGCGGCGTCGGCGGCGCTGGTGTCCCGTCAGGAGGACGTCGGCAGCGTGACCACCCCGGTGATGATGCTGCTGATGATCCCGTACTTCCTCATCGTGTTCGCCGCGGACGACCCGACGATCCTCGGCATCATGTCGTACGTGCCGTTCAGTGCCCCGATCGGCATGCCGGTCCGGATCTTCCTGGGCACGGCCGAGTGGTGGGAGCCCCTGCTGTCGCTCGTCGTCGTCGCGGTGTCTGCCCTGGTCGTCGTGCTCCTCGGCGCCCGCGTCTACGAGAACGCGCTGCTCCGGACGGGTGGCCGGGTGAAGCTGGGCGAGGCGATCCGCGGCTGA